Proteins from a genomic interval of Heteronotia binoei isolate CCM8104 ecotype False Entrance Well chromosome 7, APGP_CSIRO_Hbin_v1, whole genome shotgun sequence:
- the NTAQ1 gene encoding protein N-terminal glutamine amidohydrolase translates to MDQPLASALDAYQPALPARPACLYTSCYCEENVWKLCEYIQSQDQYPLEEFYAVFISNDRRMVPLWKQKSRGGNQPVIWDYHVILLHVSSANQNFIYDLDTVLPFPCPFDTYVEEAFKSDDILEPGFRRKVRVVRADLYMKTFASDRSHMKDASGNWLQLPPPYPCIETADFKMNLDNFVSMNPAVGWGSVLPLPEFVQGFGNQS, encoded by the exons ATGGACCAGCCGCTTGCAAGCGCCCTGGATGCCTATCAGCCTGCCCTGCCTGCGCGACCCGCCTGCCTTTACACCAGCTGCTACTG TGAGGAAAATGTTTGGAAGCTCTGCGAATACATTCAAAGCCAGGATCAATACCCTTTGGaagaattttatgctgttttcatttccaatgacagaaggatg GTACCACTCTGGAAGCAAAAGTCAAGAGGTGGAAATCAGCCAGTGATCTGG GATTACCATGTTATTTTACTTCACGTTTCAAGTGCGAACCAGAACTTTATTTATGACCTCGACACAGTGCTACCTTTCCCATGCCCTTTTGACACTTACGTTGAAGAGGCCTTTAAATCTGATGATATTCTCGAGCCAGGATTTCGAAG AAAAGTCAGAGTGGTTCGAGCAGATTTGTATATGAAGACTTTTGCTTCCGACCGGTCCCATATGAAGGATGCCAGCGGGAACTGGCTACAGCTGCCTCCCCCCTACCCGTGCATTGAAACTGCAG ATTTCAAGATGAACCTGGACAATTTCGTCAGTATGAATCCAGCTGTCGGATGGGGCTCCGTATTGCCGCTTCCTGAATTTGTACAGGGGTTCGGCAATCAGAGCTGA